TCGAAAACTTCTGTTTGCTGATAGTTTGGGCCGCTTGTGGCACCTTTTTCGAGGtgctttttcggtttttcctaACAACACGTTTATCAAGCAAGCGAAAACGTAATGGCGACcgtattatttttcttccatcatcGCTCCTCTCTCGCTTTGACGCGTTCGCTCTCTTCGTTGTTCGATCTGTGAAGCGTTcttgttctttttctctctcgctctctccgGGTCCAGGATTTGGTTCTTCGCATCCGGTAGGGTGGAATCATGTTTTGTACTTTAGTTTTACGAAACATTAAAGTATGTTTCGAggcataatttcttttccaatgtttgcgGAAGCTTTTCAGTAGCATAATCATTCTTTCTAGTCTCAGAAGAAGGCgtagaaaatgcaaaaacatACTCTTTTCAATCTTGCATCAATGCCTTACGAAGAAGGGTGGAACCTGCGAGCTGTTCTCGGCTGTGTAGTAGCGAAGCTGTTCATGCTGTATGTACTACCACTTATTTCGTACAAATTGGTCGAACGAAATGGTtattaactttaaaaataatcgCAATTTATTGGAAAgaagataaaatgtaaataaattgttcGAACGCTTCATGTTGACGTCTACGTGAAAACGTGCCGTCAAAAACCATGCGTTTGCCATAGCTTATAACGCATAGTTCGATTCTTTACTTCGTTTTCAGCAAGCATAAAACTCGTATCAGCACGTGCTAAAATGACAGTTCTTGTTCCTCTTGGGTTTGATCCAAACTGGCTTGAAATTAGAAGCTTCACTcatttttattgaacaaataaaaactcgTAATTTTGActaaatgtaaaacatttttgaaaatatgttaacatttacataaatatttaatcattccgatgcattgcatttttttaacaaataaaaaagataaattatacAGAAATGATCTTGCAACGCTGCTGCATGCATAATGGTCTCcttcattattatttgttcCTTTAAACGTCAATGTCTAGGCTCGTGTCCAGAACGCACCACATGAGAAGTTGTTTTTGCTTGTGTAGAGATCGAACTATCGGAGCAAACTCTGTATTGCAATGAGCACGAATGTACCCGCTAAAATCGACGATGAAGGTGGCGAAACGTCCAAAACTACAATAATAGGACCGCTGAACTTTGTCAAAGACACATCAACGGAACCGCCTACATCCCTGGTGAACGAACGAACAGTGCCCTGCATGTTTTGTAGCAACGTCTACGACTTCCACAGTTCCCATAATGGTTCGGATCAATATCTAGCGCATCTGTATCTGATCCACCGGCTGGTGGTGGCCGATGTGAAGGAGATAGCCTGTTTACCCAGCTACTGTTACTACTGGAAGGAAAAATTCAGCAATGAACCAGTTGAGAAGTATTGTTCCTCAATGTTACTGAACCAACTGCCCGATGGAACCACTTCCCAGAACgagaaatattttctactCAGCGACGTCGAACCCTTGGATTACGAACTACGGCAAAAGTTGCGACGGGAAAAGTTGGATCTCGTACTAACACGTCACCAATTCGAACGAACGGATCGAACTTTTCATCGAGGCTGCTTATATTGTCGCGATTATCGATCAGAAACACGTCCAGAATATATCAGCCATCTTTACACGAAGCACTTTTTGCTGCTGGGCAAACCGGAACATTTGGTGTTTGTGGATGATCTAATAGATATCGTGCAGGAAAAGCTGAACCAGCTGCTTTGTTTGTTCTGTGAAAAGTTATTTAAGGATCGACCAACACTGAAGGAACACATGCGCAAGAAAGGACACAAGCGCATCAATCCTGACAATCATTACtatgatcgtttttttctcgtcaACTACCGATTGAAGCAAAAGCCCGAGTATGTTCCAATTGCTAAGCGAAAGGAGGAAAGTCGCGTATTTGCCTCGGATTCTGATTCCGATTCTGATTGGTCTGATTGGAACGGTGAAGAACAGACGACGACCTGTCTGTTCTGCACGCATGCCGAAACCAGCATCGATCGTCTTAAGCAGCATATGGTGGAAAAGCATAGGTTCAATTTCGACCAGACGGTGGTTAACATGAGCTTCTACCAGCGTGTGAAAGTGGTGAACTTCATCCGACGACAAATGCACATTCACAAGTGTATAGCGTGTGGAGAACAGTTTCCCGATTATGTTAGTTTGTGCAAACATCTAGAAGAAGTCGACCACTTTGTGCTTGATAAGACAACTTCTGCCTGGGATCAACCGGAGTACTTTTTTCCCACGTACGAGGATGATCAGTTCCTGTGCCATCTAGAGGAGGTAGAGAATGAAAAGGATGATACATCGCAGGAGGAAGGATCGGTTGTTATATCGGAGAGCGTTAACGCGACCATTAACCTTGATGCTGAATCTTTATCGCTAGAAAGCTTCAAATTGTAACGTTTTCGAGCAAAGAAAACCAACTTTATTCATGCTTGTTTTGTGATATAATAAAATACCCCAGTTGATTAGATCAACGCGAAATCGATCTTAGCATGTAAATGCATCTTCAAATCAATCCCATCTGGCAGAAAGACACTCACGGAGCTCATAAATTGATCGACTAATCGTTCGACCAGCTGAACGACTAGCGAAGTTATTCGATCGATATTTCCGAAGCGACCCGACCGCGCGTCGTTGAATCCGAAGCAACCCGATCGTGGGCCGATGAATTCCAAGCGAGCCAATCGCGTGCGCCGATTATCCTGAGCGAACCGATCGTGcgccatttctttctctcatcGTTTCTTTCAACAGTCACGcacacaaaaatttacacttaaaatatttccttttatttcacaatattttttcacaatattaaCAAGTGTTGTTAATTCaccttttttatcatttttaactactaaaaattagtaaattaatcacatttatcactttaaaagaacaaaaaaacttcaaaacacgtATACGATGAAATCTTGGCTGTAGATGAACATCCTTCCTGCACTGTTCACTGTTGCATGATGTTGCGGCTGTCGATGCTGTTTGATTCCACCCTTGAATGGTCTTCTGAAACACTTGAAATCGAAACACAAGAACATGATTAGCATCGAACAAATGtgctgtatatttttcaacacttttacatACCTTTGAGGACACAGTTCGTTGATAATTCACTATTTTAAACCTCCTCAAATCAACGCGTCCATATTGCACTCTCTCGGATCACGAAGTCCGGCAACGCGgactgtgtgcatgtgcgtgttccgcgtttgcttcttccttttttctttgtaaattgtttgaaaatcacaCTCGGGTCGCTCGGTCAGcacgatcaacaccaacacattgacaaaaccgctcaccacagggcacgaacggcaaaaaccactcaaaaatagcgagatggaatgatgaaaaagcgaGAGGTCAATATAAAATCTTCGGAAATTGTCAGATGGGATTCAGCAAATAAAATAGACgctgaacaaacaaaacaagacgaACATGTCAaattcattgttgttttgtttacgttttgagAACGGTGGTACGGTACATTTCAATATCTAGCGCTTGAGGAAAGCCTCTTTTGGACACGAACAATAAGTACGCAGCAAAGGACATGGAAGAAAGCGACAAACGCGTAATGGATATTGAAAaagtgtttgcaaaatttccataCGTGTGCCGGGTTTGCTTTGTGGAAGATTCCGACAGTCAGGCGGATTTATACCACATCGACGATGTGTACGTGAAGCCAACTAGTGCAGAGCATATAAATTCTTTTCGCGATATTCTAACTATTTTTGTAAATGACGAGGTAAGCCAGTGTTTTCTTAACCGGTCAAAGGTTCACTACGTACATTTCCACTCTTTTGCAGTTTGAATCGCACGAAGAGTTAGTACCGACGAGCATTTGTGACAACTGTACATCTCGGGCACAGAGCGCGTATCAGTTTGTCGAACAATGCCAACAATCAGACAAGCTGTTGGAACAATACTTCAAAAGTATAAATACGACAAAAGCACCCAAACCCGAAACCAATCAAACGACATTTGAACAATTTCCACTAGAAGAATGCAACGATAACAACGCGAGTGTTGAGCACGTAACAAACACACCTTTGAAATGTGGTAAAGAAAAGCAGAACAAGCCAGTTGTGAAATCACAACTAAAGATGACATCAAAAGCCAACCGTTGGTGTTGCGACAAGTGTGCCAAAAGCTTCAGTCAATCGCAAGCGTTACGCAGACACTATCGAATACACGACGATACGGGACACAACAAGAAAACCTGCGTACAATGTGGTCGCCAGTTTTTGAGATCGGATGATTTAACAAGACACATGCGAACTCATTCCGGTGATCGTCCTTACGAGTGCAAACTGTGTTCGAAAACTTACAAACATTTATCGGTGCTGAAAGAACACATGCTGACACACAGCCGGGAGAAGCATTTCAAATGTCCGGAATGCACCAAACAGTTTTCCTCGCGCAATGGTCTATTCGTACATTTGAAGGTGCACAGGGGTGAAAAGCCACACGCTTGTCCACACTGCAGCAAACGATTTACCACTTCCAGCGAGCGAATTTCCCACGTTCGACACATACAttcggccaaaaaataacgatgCGTGCAAGCTTCAAGAATCATCAAGTTATGAATGAATACTAAAACACTGCCTATTGGAAATAATAAAGCAGAATGAATGAACTTAACAATGAATGCTTTTATTATTAGTTGAATTAAATTAGCAACTTTTATTGccatattttaaaatgctttGCAGATTTCATGGAGTATCCGCTCACTACAGCATCTAGCAGAAACCAACGTGATTTCACAGCAACTTCTGGATCTGTTGACTTATGTTGTGTGGTGTGTATCGCAGTGGAAGTTGAGGATTGTTCCGTATGTTCACTATAAATTTCCAATTGTTTACAGCAAATATAAGGGAATTCGTGCCCAAAGTCATCTGCCTTTGCCGCCATCTGCAGATTGATCGCATATGTTGCACACTTCCTCGGTAGTTGATAATCATCCAAAAGATTCATTCCATACTTAGTGCAAACCTGGGGTTCCAGTGAAGTTATTTGTAAcataacaaaaatgtttgtgtCGCCCTGTACATTCTGAACGGCAACGAATTCGTCACAGAGAGTAAGCTGTAAACCGATGTTTTGCAGCATTCTCTCCAATGTTCGCTGATGATTTTCGCCAAAATGATTCGCGTCAACGGATGGTAGTTTTATGACGAATGCTTCTTTGACTGTATAGATCGTTTTACCAAAGAGGATCATTAGCTCACTGGCAGGATGATTCCATAGTATCTTGTCTATTGTCTAAAATTAAGAAAGTATCAACAGTGAAAAGGGATCATACCTTTTTGGCTATCTACTGTACTCACGTCAAGCACCATCTCAATACAATGAATTACATGCTGAGCCTTCTCTCGCTGCTTGTTAGCTTGCACATCCGCAACAGAGCTAGCATCAACATCATCcgtatttacatttttcaccaTCATCCGAAATGTCTGGTATGGAAACGGAATTTGTTTTCGATTGTACAG
The DNA window shown above is from Anopheles funestus chromosome 3RL, idAnoFuneDA-416_04, whole genome shotgun sequence and carries:
- the LOC125770242 gene encoding oocyte zinc finger protein XlCOF19-like, which gives rise to MEESDKRVMDIEKVFAKFPYVCRVCFVEDSDSQADLYHIDDVYVKPTSAEHINSFRDILTIFVNDEFESHEELVPTSICDNCTSRAQSAYQFVEQCQQSDKLLEQYFKSINTTKAPKPETNQTTFEQFPLEECNDNNASVEHVTNTPLKCGKEKQNKPVVKSQLKMTSKANRWCCDKCAKSFSQSQALRRHYRIHDDTGHNKKTCVQCGRQFLRSDDLTRHMRTHSGDRPYECKLCSKTYKHLSVLKEHMLTHSREKHFKCPECTKQFSSRNGLFVHLKVHRGEKPHACPHCSKRFTTSSERISHVRHIHSAKK
- the LOC125770256 gene encoding uncharacterized protein LOC125770256, giving the protein MGSITIELETPFITPGCPSRILRTIFELLLYNRKQIPFPYQTFRMMVKNVNTDDVDASSVADVQANKQREKAQHVIHCIEMVLDTIDKILWNHPASELMILFGKTIYTVKEAFVIKLPSVDANHFGENHQRTLERMLQNIGLQLTLCDEFVAVQNVQGDTNIFVMLQITSLEPQVCTKYGMNLLDDYQLPRKCATYAINLQMAAKADDFGHEFPYICCKQLEIYSEHTEQSSTSTAIHTTQHKSTDPEVAVKSRWFLLDAVVSGYSMKSAKHFKIWQ
- the LOC125770203 gene encoding zinc finger protein 277, which codes for MSTNVPAKIDDEGGETSKTTIIGPLNFVKDTSTEPPTSLVNERTVPCMFCSNVYDFHSSHNGSDQYLAHLYLIHRLVVADVKEIACLPSYCYYWKEKFSNEPVEKYCSSMLLNQLPDGTTSQNEKYFLLSDVEPLDYELRQKLRREKLDLVLTRHQFERTDRTFHRGCLYCRDYRSETRPEYISHLYTKHFLLLGKPEHLVFVDDLIDIVQEKLNQLLCLFCEKLFKDRPTLKEHMRKKGHKRINPDNHYYDRFFLVNYRLKQKPEYVPIAKRKEESRVFASDSDSDSDWSDWNGEEQTTTCLFCTHAETSIDRLKQHMVEKHRFNFDQTVVNMSFYQRVKVVNFIRRQMHIHKCIACGEQFPDYVSLCKHLEEVDHFVLDKTTSAWDQPEYFFPTYEDDQFLCHLEEVENEKDDTSQEEGSVVISESVNATINLDAESLSLESFKL